Proteins found in one Pyrus communis chromosome 15, drPyrComm1.1, whole genome shotgun sequence genomic segment:
- the LOC137718040 gene encoding V-type proton ATPase 16 kDa proteolipid subunit-like, with protein MASSTFSGDETAPFFGFLGAAAALVFSCMGAAYGTAKSGVGVASMGVMRPELVMKSIVPVVMAGVLGIYGLIIAVIISTGINPKAKSYYLFDGYAHLSSGLACGLAGLSAGMAIGIVGDAGVRANAQQPKLFVGMILILIFAEALALYGLIVGIILSSRSGQSRAD; from the exons ATGGCTTCTTCTACCTTCAGCGGCGACGAAACCGCTCCCTTCTTCGGCTTCCTCGGCGCCGCCGCAGCCCTCGTCTTCTCCT GCATGGGCGCCGCCTATGGTACGGCCAAGAGCGGCGTGGGCGTGGCCTCCATGGGAGTGATGCGGCCGGAGCTCGTGATGAAATCGATCGTTCCGGTGGTTATGGCGGGAGTGCTCGGGATCTATGGGCTTATTATAGCTGTTATTATTAGTACCGGGATTAACCCGAAGGCCAAATCTTATTATCTGTTTGATGGGTATGCTCACTTGTCATCTGGCCTTGCTTGCGGTCTGGCCGGACTCTCCGCCGGAATGGCGATTGGGATTGTCGGTGACGCCGGTGTCCG AGCTAATGCACAGCAGCCCAAGCTCTTTGTTGGTATGATTCTCATCCTCATCTTTGCTGAAGCTCTTGCCTTGTATGGTCTCATCGTGGGGATCATCCTCTCATCCCGATCAGGGCAATCTCGCGCAGATTAA